AGCGCACTCAACCAACATCTGTCGGCCCACGGGAGAGGTCGCCGGAAAATCTGAACAAACTCTTACTGATTCGTGTCGGAACGTCCACATACCGCCGCCAACACCGGACGGCCGCCACGCGGAGGCAGGCCCGCGGACGGGCGGCTTAGGGTGGGGCCATGAGCACGCCCTCGACGCCTTCGCCCGCCCCGACCGCCGAGACCCCCGCCCCGTACGGGGACGCCCCCACCGCCCCCGTCCAGCGCAAGCGCGTTCGCATCCCGCACCTGCAGGCCAAGAAGGAGCGCGGCGAGCGCTGGGCGATGCTCACCGCCTACGACGTGCAGACCGCGCAGATCTTCGACGAGGCCGGCATCCCGGTCCTGCTCGTCGGCGACTCGGCCGGCAACACCGTCTTCGGGTACGACACCACCGTCCCGGTCACGCTCGACGAGATGGTCGCGCTGACCCGGGCCGTCGCCACGGGCGCCTCCAGCGCGCTCGTCGTGGCCGACCTCCCCTTCGGCACCTATCAGGCCTCCCCCGAGCAGGCCTACCTCTCCGCGGCCCGCCTGATGAAGGAGGGGCTGGCCCACGCCGTCAAGCTCGAGGGCGGGGCCGAGATGGCCCCGACGATCGAGCGGCTGACGAAGGGGGGCATCCCCGTCATGGCGCACATCGGCTTCACCCCGCAGAGCGAGCACACGCTGGGCGGCTACCGGGTCCAGGGCCGGGGCAACGCCGCGGCCCGGCTCCTCGAGGACGCCCGCGCCGTCCAGGCGGCGGGCGCCTTCTCGGTGGTGATCGAGATGGTGACGTCGGACTCGGCCGCCGCGGTGACCGAGCAGGTCGACATCCCCACCATCGGCATCGGCGCCGGCGCCGACTGCGACGCGCAGGTCCTCGTCTGGCAGGACATGGCGGGACTGGGAGCCGGCCGCACGCCCCGCTTCGTCAAGCGCTACGCGGACGTGCGCTCCGTGCTCTCCGACGCGGCCCGGGCCTACGCCGCGGACGTCGCCGAGGGCACGTTCCCGGCGGCGGAGCACTCCTTCGAGAGCTGATCGTCCGCCGGGGGGAGAGAGCGGCCCTCAGGCCCTGCCCTCGCGCCACTCGCGCTCGCGACGCTCCTCCTCGTCCCACTTCTCCGTGTTCTCCCGGGCGGTCTGCAGTGCGGCCGCGGCCTCGGCCTCGGTGTCGTAGGGCCCCATGACGTCCGCGTTCTGCGAGCGGTTCTCGTCGGTCTCGACCTGTCGGGTCTCGATGTTGTACCAGTACGCCATCGTCGTGCCGTCCTCTCCCGCGGGTCGCGCACCCGCGCACCGGAGCGCATCCGATCAGCGCCCGTTGCCTAGACTCCACAGCATGTCCGCGTCCACCGCAACCGTCAGCCCCGGCGTGGTGTCCGCCCGCCGCGCCGTCCCCGCAGGCATCCCCCGGCCCGAGTACGTCGGCAGGGCCGCTCCGACCCCCTTCGCCGGGTCGGAGATCAAGGACGCCGAGACCATCGAGCGGATGCGCACCGCAGGCCGGGTCGCCGCGGACGCGCTCGCCGAGGCCGGGCGCGCCGTCGTCCCCGGCGCGACCACCGACGAGGTGGACCGCGTCGGTCACGAGTACCTCCTGGACCACGGCGCCTACCCCTCGACGCTCGGCTACCGGGGCTTCCCGAAGTCGCTGTGCACCTCGGTCAACGAGGTCATCTGCCACGGCATCCCCGACAGCCGGCGGATCGAGGACGGCGACATCGTCAACATCGACATCACCGGCTTCATCGGTGGCGTCCACGGCGACACCAACGCCACCTTCCTCGCCGGTGACGTCGACGAGGAGTCACGCCTGCTCGTCGAGCGCACGCACGAGGCGATGATGCGCGGGATCAAGGCGGCCCTGCCGGGGCGGCAGATCAACGTCATCGGGCGGGTCATCGAGAAGTACGCGAACCGCTTCGGCTACGGGGTGGTGCGCGACTACACCGGGCACGGCATCGGCACCTCCTTCCACTCCGGGCTGGTCATCCCGCACTACGACGCGGCTCCCTCGTACGACACCGTCATCGAGCCGGGGATGACCTTCACGATCGAGCCGATGCTCAACCTCGGGACCCCGGAGTGGACCCTGTGGGACGACGGGTGGACCGTGGTGACGAAGGACCTGTGCCGGTCCGCCCAGTTCGAGCACACCATCCTCATCACCGAGGACGGCAACGAGATCCTCACCCTCCCCGAGACGGTCGGAAGGTAGACATGGCCACGCACCACGCCCTGGGCATCGACATCGGCGGCTCCGGCATCAAGGGGGCCCCGGTCGACCTCGACAAGGGACGCTTCGCCGAGGACCGACTACGGATCGCCACCCCGGAGGAGGCGACCCCCGACGCGGTCTGCGAGGTGGTCGGCCAGATCGCGGAGCACTTCTCGGTCGGCACCGACGTGCCGCTGGGCATCACGCTCCCCGCCGTGGTCGCCCACGGCGTCGTGCGCAGCGCGGCGAACATCGACCGGGCCTGGATCGACCTGGACGCCGACCGGCTCTTCAGCGAGCGACTCGGCCGGCCGGTCCACCTCGTCAACGACGCGGACGCCGCGGGAGTCGCCGAGCTCCACTACGGCGCCGCCAAGGGCCACCGGGGTCTGGTCGTGCTCACCACCCTGGGCACCGGGATCGGCACGGCGCTGATCATGGACGGGGTGCTCGTGCCCAACACCGAGCTCGGGCACCTCGAGATCGACGGCCACGACGCCGAGTCCCGCGCCGCGGAGTCGGTCCGGGACCGCGAGGGGCTGGACTGGGAGCAGTGGGCCGAGCGCCTGCAGGTGTACTACAGCCACCTGGAGTCGCTCCTCCGACCGGACCTCATCGTCGTCGGCGGTGGGGTCAGCAAGCAGGCCGACCGCTTCCTGCCCCTGCTCGACCTGCGCACCGAGATCGTCCCGGCGAAGTTGCGCAACAAGGCCGGAATCATCGGCGCCGCACACCTGGCCACGCGAGGAAACTGACACCGGACCGTGTCCTCGATGTGTGCGGACGGGGCGGGCACCCGGTTCCCCGATGCGGCAGGGTTGGCTGCATGACGAACTCCTCGGGTGCTCCGACTCGGCCCCTGGATCGACGTCTGGGCCTGCGGGACGGCGTCGCCCTGGGCCTCGCGGCGATGATCGGCGCCGGCCTGTTCAGCGCCTTCGCCCCGGCGGCTGCCAGCGCGGGCCGGTGGCTGGTCCTCGCCGTCGTCGTCGCCGCGCTCGTCGCGGCCGCCAATGCCTCCTCCATGGCACGCCTGGCCGCGCGGTACCCCGACTCGGGCGGCGCGTACGTCTACGGCCGCGAGCGGCTGGGCCTGCCGTGGGGCCACCTGGCCGGGTGGGCCTTCGTCGTGGGCAAGGTCGCCTCGTGCGCCGCGATGGCCATGACCCTCGCCGTGCACGTCTGGCCCAACTTCGCCAAGCCGATCGCCGTCGTGGCCGTCCTGGCCGTGCTCGCCCTCAACCTGCAGGGGGTGCACCGCTCGGCCCGGGTGGCCCTCGGCATCGTCGCGTTCGCGGTGGCACTCGTGGTCACCTTCGGCGCCGTCATGCTCATCGCTCCCCCGGTCACGGTCGACACACCACCCCCGGCCGTCCCCGGCTCCGGGACTCCCCTCGGTGTCCTCCAGGGTGCCGGGTTCCTCTTCTTCGCATTCGCCGGCTACGCCCGGGTGGCGACACTCGGCGAGGAGATCACCGACCCGCGTCGCACGATCCCCCGCGCCATCGGCATCGCGCTGGCGATCGTGCTCGCGTTGTACGTGCTCGTCGCGGTGGCGCTGACCAGCTCACTCGGGTCCGGCTGGGTGGCGGCCCGCGAGGCTCCGCTGGCCGAGGCCGCGGAGATCTCGGCCTGGCCGTGGCTGGGCCCCGCCCTGCGCGTCGCGGCCATCCTCGCGGCGGGCGGTGCGCTGCTCGCGCTCGTCCTCGGGGCGTCCCGCACCCTCATGGCGATGGCCCGGGACCGCCACCTGCCACCGGTCCTGGCCACCGTCGACGGTCCGCACCGCACACCACGCCGGGCCGAGGCCGTCATCGCCGGGCTCGTGATCGTGCTCATCGTGCTCGTGGACCTGCGCGGGGCGATCGCCTTCTCCTCCTTCCTCGTCCTGACCTACTACGCGATCGCCAATGCCAGCGCGTGGACCCTCGAGGGTCGCGCGGCCACGAAGGTCGTCCCGACCCTCGGCCTCGTGGCCTGCATCGGCATCGCCTTCCTCCTGCCGTGGCAGCCCGTGGTCGCCGGCGTGGCCGTCCTCGCGTTCGGTGCGTTCATCGGATGGGCGCGCTACACCACGCGTGAGCACCCCGACGCGTAGACTGCTCGACGGATGAGTCGGCCGGACGGCCGCGTCACCGCTGCGGCGGTGTCGAGGAAAGTCCGGGCTCCACAGGGCGTGGTGGTGGCCAACAGCCACCCGGGGCGACCCGCGGGACAGTGCCACAGAAAGCAGACCGCCTCGTCCACCTCGGTGGACGAGGTGAGGGTGAAAGGGTGGTGTAAGAGACCACCAGCGATCCGGGTGACCGGATCGGCTCGGTAAACCCCACCAGGAGCAAGTCCGGACAGTGTGCGTCCGAGGGCGGCCCGCCCGAGCACACGGGTAGGACGCTGGAGGTCGTCGGCAACGGCGACCCGAGATGGATGGCCGTCGCCCCGGCAACCGGTAACGGTGCCGGGGAACAGAACCCGGCTTACAGGCCGACTCATCCACCCACTCCCCGAGGGGCCGCCTGAGCGCGCCGTGAGCACCAGCCCCCAACGGCCCGGGTGAGTGGTGCTCGAGGTGCTCGGTCTGGACCCGCGCGGTCGACTCCGCCAGCGGTACCCGCCGACGCGACCCGGGACGCTTCAACGGTCCCCACACGAGCCTGTCCCGCGTCGAACCCTCGGCCAGCTGCCGGTCCACGACGAGCCCACCGCCCTGGACGCGGTCGAGCGTCAGTGCCCGCAGTTCCCCCGGGCGCAGTCCGGACCCGCGCCGAGCCACACGATCGCCCGCAGCGGCGCCGGCACTGCGTCGGCGATCTGCGCGACCTCATCGACCATCAACGGCGTGACCGCGACGTCGTCGGCACGGGGCATCGCGATCCGCCGGCACGGGGTCACCGGAATCAGCCGGAGCCCGAGCCCTCCTGAAAGCGTGGTTATCGGCTCGTCGCCAATTCTGAGATGACGTGACGTAAATGCGTTGCGCGCGCCACTTCCTCCCCCTCATACGCGGCACCGCCAACCGACGGGTCGTCGGTAGCGACGTGTAGTTCCCCAACCAGAAGCCACAGGGCGAGCAGCGCAACGCGCAGGTCACCGTGCTGATGAGCGCGGATCAGCAGAGCCTCCAGACAAGGCGCAGTGGTGCAAACGATGGCTATGGGGTCGGACGGCGTTCGTTCGTCGCGCTGCTCGACGCGCTGGGCACGCGCTTGGCCAATCGCTCGGCCCAGCTCAGCCAACGGGAGAGCGCCGGCGCGCTCCTGCGACGTCAAGATGGACCACGCCGGCACTGCATACTCGGAGAAGCGGGCTGGCAACGGCAGGGATACGCCTGAGCAGTACTGGCAGGCCCGGTAGTCGTCCAGGATCACCTCTGGGGCTGAGTCGCCGGCACTGACATTCAGCCGGCGGCAGGACGAGCACCACCCGAGAAGCTTGTCGTTCCCCATGGCGGAAATTTACCGGGGACGCAAAGTTTTGCGCAGAGCCGGTTAGTTCCTGAGACAGTCGTTGAGCGTTCCTCTACTCGCCTTGATGCTCACACGACCCCGAGCCATTGTGATCCCAGGGCCGCGAGGCATGCGACAAGGGCGATCACCAGAGGCCAAGTTGAAGATTTGACGTCTTTCATAGCCAGCCACCTTGCACCACATCTCGCCTGCTCGCTCGACGAGGACGGCCAAGGCCTCGATCAGCGCCATCTCTCACGGCCCAGTCACGGCACGACGACGCCTCTATGGGCCTCTATCGGAGCGGGCCATCGGAGTACGGCTTACAGGCCGACTCATCCACCCCCCTTCGCCGCGCGTGTCGTCGGGACGGCCTCAGAGCCAGCCGAGGCCCTCGGCGACGAGGACGAGGCCGAAGAGGGCGAAGGCGGCCGCGGCGCCGTAGGTGATGACCTTCTCGGGGAGCTTGCGTCCGAGGACCGCACCGACCGCGATCGCCAGGGCGTCGGCGGCGACCATGCCGATCGTGGAGCCGATCCAGGTGCCGAACCAGTCCTCGCGCACGGCGAGCGTGATCGTGGCGAGCATCGTCTTGTCGCCGAGCTCGGCGAGGAAGAAGGCCGCGCCGACGGCGAGCAGCGCGGAGCCGGTGGCCTTCCTGGCCTTCTGCTCCTCCTCCTCGGTCAGCTCGTCGCCGCGCAGGGTCCACACCGCGAAGCCGAGGAAGGCGATGCCCGCGCCCACGGCGATCGGCCCCTGGTACTTCTCGAAGCTCGCGCCGATGAAGTACCCGATGCCCACCGACGCGAGGTGCACGAGCAGCGTCGCGACCGTGATGCCGAGGATGACGTCGCGGGCCCGGTACCGGGTGGCGAAGGTCATCGCCATCAGCTGGCTCTTGTCGCCGAGCTCGGCGACGAAGATGACCACGGTGCTGAGCACCAGTGCTTCGAACATGAAAAAACTCCTCGTCTGCCCGGACGAGGAGCCGTGTCACGACGAGCCTCGACCGGGTCGTCGCATGACTGACCGGTCGAAAGTCTCGTCCGCCAGCCGGGCTGGCCCGATGTGCCGGACCCATGACCTGTCGGTCCGGGGTCAGTGTGTCGACACACCTGTTGGGGACTACTCCCTTTCGAGCGCTCACCCTAACCCATGGCGAAGGGGGTGGGCTCACACGACCGCGAAGCTCGCCTTGCCCCGCGCGTGGTCGACCGCGGTCAGGCGCACCGTGACCTTGTCGCCGAGATCGGCCCTCCCGCTCGCCCTGCCCATGACGGGCGGGTCGATCACCTGGATCTCCATCTCGCCCTCCCCCTGCGGGACGTCGATGACGACGGCCGTGAAGGTCTGGTCCACCCGGTCGGCGAGCGTGGCCGCCTCGATCGCGTCCATGGCTCCCCGCTCCACGCCACCGACGAGCCGCTCGGAGGACTCCATCAGCTCCGGCAGGCTCGGCAGCGCCTGACGCACCCAGGTCGGCACCTCCTCACCGGCGCTCACGGCGGCGCACAGGGCCAGGCCGAACCGGTCGACGAGGCGGCGCAGTGGCGCCGTGACGTGGGCGTACGGGGCGGCGATCGCGGCCTGCTCGACCAGCTCGGGCACGCCCCCGTCGAAGACGGTGTACCCGGCCCCGCGGAAGGGCACGGTCGACTCGTGGATCAGCGCGAGGTGGCGCGCGTTGCTCCCGTCGAGCGAGCGCAGCAGGTCCCCGTGGGTCTGCTCCGCCGGCCACGGCACCTGCAGGGCGGAGGCGATCTGGCGCAGCTGACGCAGCGCGTCGTCGCCGGGCTCGGGCATCGTGCGCAGGATGCCGACGTCCGCGTGCAGCATCATCTCGGCGGCGACCATGCCGGTGAGCAGCGAGATCTGGGCGTTCCAGTCCTCGGCGCGCAGCAACGGGCGCAGTCGCAGCCGGAAGCCGCCGTCGACCTGCTCGACCTCCTGGTCGGGCATCGGCAGCGAGGCGCCGCCCCGCTCCTGCTCGAGCGCGATGCGCTTGTCACCGATCTCCTGCAGGAGGGCGAGCCGCTCGTCGTCGGTACCCGCGTCGATGCTCGCCTGCACCTCGGCGTACTCGAGCCGCTCGACGCTGCGCACCATCGCGGGGTAGACCTCGGCGGCGGTGTGCTCGCCCAGGGCATCGAGGCGGATGTCCCACACGTACGCCGGGCGGACCTCATCGGGCAGCAGGCTCGCGGCGCCCTCGCTGAGCACCGGTGGGTGCAGCGGCGTGCGCCTGTCGGGCGCGTAGATGGTCTGGCCGCGGCGGCGGGCCTCGGCGTCGATGGCCCCACCCGGCTCGACGAAGGACTCCAGGTGGGCGATCGCGTAGCGCACGCGGTACCCGTCGCCGTCGCGGGAGAGGTGCATCGCCTGGTCGAGGTCCATGGACCCGGGTGGGTCGATGGTGAGGAAGGGGAGGGCGGTCTCGTCCCGCTCCGGCAGCGAGAGTGGTTGCGCCGCAACGCGCTCGGCCTCGGCGAGCACCTCGGCCGGGAAGTCCTCCGGCACCTCGAGCTCGGCCCGGATCTCGTCGAGCCGCGAGCGCAGCCCGGCGGCGTCGACGACCTCTCCGGTCGCGGGGTCCGTGGGTCGGAGGAGGCCGATGCGCTGTCCCATGCTGGACACCCTAGGCGTACCCCGTAGGGTTCCGGCGTGCTCGTGCTGCTGCCACCTTCGGAGTCCAAGACCGGTCGTGCGCGGGGGAAGACCCTCGACCTCGGCTCGCTGTCCTTCCCCGCCCTGACGCCGGCCAGGGAGCGTGTGCTCGCGGCCCTCGCGGAGGTCAGCGCCCGCGCGGACGCCCACGAGGTGCTCGGCGTCAGCACCAACCTCGTCACGGAGGTGGCCCGCAACACCGCCCTCATGACCACACCGGCGCCACCGGCGTCGCACGTCTACAGCGGCGTCCTCTACGACGCCCTCGACCTCGCGAGCCTCTCCCCCGGCGCCAAGCGCCGGGCCGGCCGGTGGCTCGTCATCGTCTCGGCGCTCTTCGGTGCGGTCCGTCCGGGCGACCGCATCCCGCCCTACCGGCTCTCGATGGCGGTGAACCTCCCCGGTGTCGGGCCGCTGGCCGCGCACTGGCGCGAGGTCCTCGACGCGGAGCTGACCGCCGCGGCCGGGACCGGCCTGGTCGTCGACTGCCGCTCCAGCACCTACGCCGCGGCGTGGCAGCCCTCCGGTGGGACGGCGACGCGGTGGGTCCACGTCACCGTCCCGGGAGCGACGCACATGGCCAAGCACACGCGCGGCCTCGTCGCCCGCCACCTGCTCGGGGTCGACCGCGAGCCGAGGACCCCGCAGGCGCTCGTGGCGGCGCTCGAGCCGGCCTTCGAGGTCGAGCTGTCCGGCCCGGCGAAGGGGGCCGGCCCCCTTCGCCTCGCCGTCACCGCGCGGTAGCTCCCGGGCTCAGCCCAACCCGTCGAGGGCCGCGGTGAGGTCGGCGACGAGGTCGTCGACCCCCTCGAGCCCCACGGAGACGCGCAGGGTCGCGTCGGTGATGCCGATCGCGGCGCGCGCGTCCGCGCCCATGCGGCGGTGCGTCGTCGTCGCCGGGTGGGTGACGAGCGACTTCGAGTCGCCGAGGTTGTTGGAGATGTCGACGAGGCGCAGCGCGTTCACGACCGCGAAGGCCTCGGCCTTGCCCCCGTCGATCGCGAAGGTGATGACGGTGCCGCCACCGCTCATCTGCCGCCGGGCGAGGTCGTGCTGCGGGTGGTCCGGCAGCCAGGGGTGGACGACCTGCGTGACCCGGGGGTGCTGCTGCAGCTCCCGGGCCAGGACGAGCGAGGACTCGGCCATGCGACGCACGCGCAGGTCCATCGTCTCCAGGCCCTTGAGCAGCACCCAGGCGTTGAAGGGCGACAGGGACGGTCCGGTGTGCCGGATCAGGTTGCGCACGGGGCCGTCGATGTAGTCGGCGGGACCGAGGATCGCCCCACCGAGGACGCGGCCCTGTCCGTCGATGTGCTTGGTGGCGGAGTACACGACGATGTCGGCGCCGTGGTCGAGCGGCCGGGAGAACACGGGGGTGCCGAAGACGTTGTCGACGACGACCTGCGCGCCTGCCGCGTGGGCCAGCTCGCTCACGGCGGCGATGTCGACGAGCTCCTGCATCGGGTTGCTCGGCGTCTCGAAGAAGACCGCCGCCGTCGGCTCGGACAGCGCCTCGCGCCACTGGTCGAGGTCCGTCCCGTCGACGAGGACCGTCTCGACGCCCCACCGCGGCAGGATCTCGTCGACGATGACGAAGCAGCTGCCGAAGAGCGAGCGCGAGGAGACGAGTCGGTCTCCCTCACCGAGCAGCGCCGCCAGCGCGGTGAAGACCGCGGACATCCCCGAGGACGTGGCAAAGGCCGCCTCGGCGCCCTCGAGCACGCGCAGCCGCTCCTCGAGCATGCCGACGGTCGGGTTGCCGTAGCGCGAGTAGACGTACTTCTCCACGTCCCCCGAGAAGGCGGCCTCGGCCTCCTCGGCAGTGCCGTAGATGAAGCCGGAGGTGAGGAAGAGCGCCTCGGACGTCTCGTCGAAGGTGGTGCGGGCCTGACCTCCCCGCACGGCCAGGGTCTGCGGGGAGAGACCGCTCGGGTCCAGGTACGGGGCGGGGTTGCCCGGCCCGTACGGGAGCTCGCTCACCCCTGCCTCCACGGCAGGCCGGCCTGCTTCCACCCGGCGACGGCGCGGTGCCCGTGCTCGTCGACCGGCCCCTCGAAGCCGTCGACGATGTTGTACGCGCTCCTCCAGCCGGCAGCGGTGGCGGCCTCGGCAGCGGCCGCGGACCGCCCACCGGAGCGGCAGAGGAAGTACACGGAGGAGTCCTGGGGCACGACCTCCTGCAGCTGCTGCAGGAAGGCGTCGTTGGGGGTCCCTGCCGGGAAGGAGTTCCACTCGATGGGGACCATCTGCTTGTCGATCGAGGACAGGTCCGGGACCCCGACGAAGGTCCACTCCGCCTGGGTGCGCACATCGACGAGGACGGCCTCCGGATCGGATGCGAGGGCATCCCACGCGTACTGGGGGCTGAGGTCTGCGGCGTACGTCATGCGCACAGGGTATGCGCGAGGGGTGGGCCCGCTGCACGCCCGGTCGGCACCCGAGACGGTCAGAAGCTCAGCTCGATGCCCTGGACCACGAGCCACGCGGTGATGAGGAAACGGGCCAGGCACCCGAGCGTCGTCACCACGACGAAGAGCGCGAGGGAGATGTGCTTGATCCCCGCGGCGACCGTGACGACGGCGAGCGGGGGGAAGCCGACACCGGCGCTGGCGAGCAGGACCAGCGGTCCCAGGTGCGGACGGTCGAGCAGGTCGATCATCGCCTTGCTCCACCGCTCAAGACGCCTCCTGAAGGCGCTGCGGCTCCTGCGTGCCTTGTCCGCGGCCCGCAGCTCCTTCTGCTCGCGGCGCTTCATGAAGGCCTCGGCACCCTTCTCCGCGGCGACGAAGTGGGTCACCTTGCCGATGACCAGTCCGCCCGTCATCGCGGAGACGTGCACGACCCACAGGTCGGGGAAGATGACGGGTGCCGCGACCGCGTAGATCTCGGCGTTCAGGGGCGGGAAGTACGCGGAGAGCAGGCCGAAGACGACCGCGCCGATCACGCCGGACGCGGTCAGCCAGGTGGGCAGGTCCTCGATGTCGCCGCTCCTCAGGTCCGGTTGGTGAAGGCGACGAGCACCTCGCCGTCGGGTCGGACCTCGAGCGCGGTGAGCGAGCCCGGGTCGACGGCCAGGCGCCGCATCCGCTCACGCGGCAGGCCGAGGACGTGCGCGAGGACGACGAGGATCGGCGTGCGGTGGCAGGCGATGACGGCGGTGCGTCCGTCGGCGACAACTCGCTCCCACGCCGTGACGACCCGCGTGGTCAGCTCCTCGTGCGTCTCCCCCTCGGACGGCTCGTCCCAGTCCGCATCGGCCCGGGGAGTCACTGCGAGCCGCTCGGCGACGGTCTCGCCGGTCCCGGCGTCCCGGGTCGGGTCGGCGGTGACGACGCGCACGTCCGCGTCGTCGACGAGCGCGGCCACCCGCTCGGCTGCGCGCTCGGACTGCTCGGTGCCGCCACGGCACACGAGGACGATGCGGGTGGCCTCCTCGCGACCCGCTCGGGGCCGCGTCGGGGCCTGCTCGGTGTCGCGGCGGGGGGCGTGGTCGGCACCCGACTGCTCGCGCCACTCCTCGAGCTCCTCGCCGTCCATCCCGCGGTTGGACAGGGCATCGGCGTGCGCGTTCGCGTCGCGGGGCATCCAGACGAACTCGACGGAGCCGCCCGCGGCAGTGATCTCGGCGACGAGATCACGTCCCTGTCGGGCGAGCTCCCGCATGTCGGGGTGCTTGATCTTCCACCGTCCCGACATCTGCTCGACGACGAGCTTGGAGTCCATCCCGACCTCCACGTCCGCCGAGGGGTCGATGGTGCGGGCGGCACGCAGGCCGGCGAGCATGCCGCGGTACTCGGCGACGTTGTTGCTCGCCGTCCCCAGCGGGGCCGCGAGCTCGACGAGCACCTCACCGGACCCGGGGTCCCGGACGAGGGCCCCGTACCCGGCCACACCGGGGTTGCCCCGGGAGCCACCATCTGCCTCGACGCGGAGGGAGCGCCCCATCAGCTCTGCGAAGCCGGGATGCGCACGAGGATGCGGTCGCACTCCTCGCAGCGCACCACCTCGTCGACGGGTGCCTTCTCGATCGCGGCGAGGTCGACGGGGTTGAGCTCGAGGCGGCACCCGCCGCAACGGCCGTGCTTCAGCTCCGCGGCGGCCAGACCGCCGGACTTGTCACGGATCCGGTCGTACAGCGAGATGAGGGCGTCGTCGATGCTCGCGACGAGCTCCGAGCGGGGGGCGGTGACCTGTCTCTCCTCGGCGTCGAGCTCGGCCAACGCATCGTCGCGCTCGCGGGTCAGCCGGTCGACCTCGGCCTGCAGCTCGGCCTGCTTGGCCGTCCCCGAGGAGACCCGCTCCTCTGCGGCCTCCTGGCGCTCCATGGCCTCGATCTCGACCTCCTCGAGGTCGCCCTGCCGACGCGCGAGCGACTCGATCTCGCTCTGCAGGGCGGTCAGGTCGCGCGAGGTCATGCCGGCCCCCGTGTCCAGACGCTGCTGGTCCCGCGCGGCTCGGTCGCGCACCTGCTGCACGTCGGCCTCGGCCCGGGCGACCTCGCGTCGGATGTCCCCCAGCGTCGTCTCGGCACGCACGACGTCGTCCTGGGCGCGCTGCAGCTGCGCGCGGGCCTGCTCGAGGGCCGCGATCTGGGGCAGCCTCGTGCGGGCATGGGCGATCTGCTGCAGCCGGATGTCGAGGGCCTGCAGCTGGAGCAGCCGTGCCTGGACGAAGGGGTCTGCCTTCACTGGGGATCTCCTTGGGCTGTCTGTGCGCCGACGGTGAAGGTCCACGGGTCGGTGCAGATCGTGCTCACGTGGGTCTCCCATCCCACCACGTCGGCTCCGGCGTCGGCGAGGGAGTTCTCCAGCCGGGCGAGCATGTGCTCCAGCCAGAGGGACTCGCTCGTCCAGTGGCCGGCGTCGACGAGGAAGGGGGTGCCGGCGGCGGACCGTGCCTCCTCCCGGGCCTCGAGTGCCGGGTGGTGGCGCAGGTCGGCGGTGACGTAGACGTCCGCGCCCGCCGCG
Above is a window of Janibacter cremeus DNA encoding:
- a CDS encoding O-succinylhomoserine sulfhydrylase, translating into MSELPYGPGNPAPYLDPSGLSPQTLAVRGGQARTTFDETSEALFLTSGFIYGTAEEAEAAFSGDVEKYVYSRYGNPTVGMLEERLRVLEGAEAAFATSSGMSAVFTALAALLGEGDRLVSSRSLFGSCFVIVDEILPRWGVETVLVDGTDLDQWREALSEPTAAVFFETPSNPMQELVDIAAVSELAHAAGAQVVVDNVFGTPVFSRPLDHGADIVVYSATKHIDGQGRVLGGAILGPADYIDGPVRNLIRHTGPSLSPFNAWVLLKGLETMDLRVRRMAESSLVLARELQQHPRVTQVVHPWLPDHPQHDLARRQMSGGGTVITFAIDGGKAEAFAVVNALRLVDISNNLGDSKSLVTHPATTTHRRMGADARAAIGITDATLRVSVGLEGVDDLVADLTAALDGLG
- a CDS encoding rhodanese-like domain-containing protein; its protein translation is MTYAADLSPQYAWDALASDPEAVLVDVRTQAEWTFVGVPDLSSIDKQMVPIEWNSFPAGTPNDAFLQQLQEVVPQDSSVYFLCRSGGRSAAAAEAATAAGWRSAYNIVDGFEGPVDEHGHRAVAGWKQAGLPWRQG
- a CDS encoding reverse transcriptase-like protein — translated: MGRSLRVEADGGSRGNPGVAGYGALVRDPGSGEVLVELAAPLGTASNNVAEYRGMLAGLRAARTIDPSADVEVGMDSKLVVEQMSGRWKIKHPDMRELARQGRDLVAEITAAGGSVEFVWMPRDANAHADALSNRGMDGEELEEWREQSGADHAPRRDTEQAPTRPRAGREEATRIVLVCRGGTEQSERAAERVAALVDDADVRVVTADPTRDAGTGETVAERLAVTPRADADWDEPSEGETHEELTTRVVTAWERVVADGRTAVIACHRTPILVVLAHVLGLPRERMRRLAVDPGSLTALEVRPDGEVLVAFTNRT
- a CDS encoding zinc ribbon domain-containing protein, whose translation is MKADPFVQARLLQLQALDIRLQQIAHARTRLPQIAALEQARAQLQRAQDDVVRAETTLGDIRREVARAEADVQQVRDRAARDQQRLDTGAGMTSRDLTALQSEIESLARRQGDLEEVEIEAMERQEAAEERVSSGTAKQAELQAEVDRLTRERDDALAELDAEERQVTAPRSELVASIDDALISLYDRIRDKSGGLAAAELKHGRCGGCRLELNPVDLAAIEKAPVDEVVRCEECDRILVRIPASQS